The Cervus canadensis isolate Bull #8, Minnesota chromosome 24, ASM1932006v1, whole genome shotgun sequence nucleotide sequence acccagtccagtattcttgcctgggaaatcctatggatagaggagcctgacaggctgcaatCCACggtgtcgcaaaagagtcagacacgactgagctggcATGATTATTTTTGCCAGGGCAGGAGGAAGTAACCCAGGAAAGTACTTAGCATGTGTTTACTGATTAATAGAGCTCAGTGAACAATAAGTTACTCTTCCCCAAAGAGGAAGGGATACTCCAGATTCTGTTCTCACTGTCCTTGGGGCACATCCTATGCCAGCTTCAGAGAAACTCTCTCAACAAGGCCCACGATATCCTGTATATCCTGCCTTCTCCCTCTGTACCCACTGGGCAGCTACAGGACACAGTTGTCTCGGTTACTTTCTTGCCAGAGCACGGTGACCAGCCCTCAGCTCCCAAATGCCCTCTTCCACTCTAACACTGGCATACGTACTCCACGCTGAAAGCCATTCTGTTGAGGGCAGTTCACAATGAAACTCAAAAGCCTTTTCAGATTCACTTTTCTTGAagaaacattcaaaatactattttcagaaacagaaaaaaagataactGATCCTTTAAGGCATTTTtggaaataaacattattttagacTCATGTGAACCTGCTATCTGAAAAGTAATGGTGCATGTAACTTCTCGAATGATGgctttttatgttgttgtttttttgtctcTGTTCCATTTATaactgctctgatctttatgatttctttccttctactaagtttgggttttgtttgttcttctttctctaaaaaatagtacaaatgaacttatttataagacagaaatagagtcacagatgtagaaaacagattGATGATTACCAGGTGGAAATGGTGGAGTGTGGGGGGGCGGGCTGGGGAGATTGGGAGTAACCTTTACACGCTGTGCTGTGTTGtacatagtcactcagtcatgtctgactctttgcgaccccgtgagctgtagccagccaggctcctctgtccttgggattctccagggaagaatactggaggaggtttccatgccctccttcagaggatcttcccaacccagggatagaacctaggtctcccgcattgcaggtgggttctttactatctgagtcaccacggaggcccaaggatgctggagtgggtggcctctcccttctccaggggagcgtcccaactcaggaattgaaccaggctctcctgcattgcaggcagattctttaccagctgagccacccaggaagccccatatacacactactgtatattaaatagataacaagaccctactgtatagcaatGGTAACTGTATTCAATACTTTGTAatggcctaaatgggaaaaaaatctaaaaaagactgGTTATctatataattgattcacttttctgtatacctaaaactaacacaacaatgtaaatcaattgtactccaataaaaCAAGTACTCAGAATTgcaaaaaatggaataaaagtaGATGatcaaaagtgaaaaaataaataagtagtatttttacttaaataaaataaataagtagtatcattttctcttcaccaggttatgaaaatataaatgtctCAACCAGtatcttggaaaataaaaagccaaaggAAGCCACTAAAGAGGAGTGGAATTACAGCAAGGAAAAGTTACTTAATCCATTGGAAGACAAGTATGTTAGCAAATATCATACACCACTGGTTAAAACAGAAGGATCTCTGGGAAAAGTGGCAGAATATACAAGTCTGCAGAGTCTAGATCCTTCAGCCAAGATATCAAAGTGGAAAGGTGAAGCCGTGGAGAATGAGAGGTCAACAACAAATGATTATTACTCAGAAAAGTATAAAAGTCAAGAGGAAAAATCACAGGCACTATGTATTCCAGGCAATGCTTATTTCTCAAGGATGATTAAGAGGGATGGACCTTCTGCATGTGGGACTTTCTCTGAGCATGACAGCAATTTAGACCCAGGAGACCGTGAAGACCGCACAAGCTCTCTTCTTCCCTTACAAGATGGAGAAGCCACAACAGGCAAGTATGCCACGAATTTGGCGGAATCTGTGCTGCAAGATGCATTTATTCGACTGTCCAAGTCTcagcctgccctcccccaggaatCTGCAGTCAGTGTTTCTGTAGGAAGTGCTCTGCTCCCCAGTAGCTCTTCCACAAATGATATCGTGGTACCTCAGTCTTGGAACGAGCTCCCCAAAATCATCATTGTCCAGAGTCCAGAAGGCAGTGATGCTGGCCCTGAGACAGGCATTTCCTCGTGGCCCGAGACAGAAGTCTCCAGTGAAACTTCAGGCGTCCCCTCTGGAGAGAACTCCAGCAGACACCCCCAGAGTGCTCTAGAAGTAGCGTTAGCTTGTGCAGCCACTGTTATTGGAACCATTTCCAGTCCACAAGCCACAGAAAGATTCAAAATGGAGCAAGAACCCCTGGTTTCACACCATCCACTGGGAGGCGATGAGCCAGTGCAAACTCAGGCCTCTCAAGTACTCAAGGATCCCTCCATCAGTGAATACTCGTTTCCATCTGCTTTATGCGGCATGACTCAGGTGGCCAGTGCCGTTGCTGTCTGTGGCCTTGGGGAAACAGGAGAGGCGAAGTGCCCGGTGGCTTCCGGTGGCTTCCTGTCTGCAGTTGAGGCCCCTGCAGCCATCCCCCAACTTTGTGGTTTAGTGACAGAGAAGACCATGGAGCTGGGGAATGAAGCCATTGCAGAGACCTTGCTCAAGGAGGTTGCCTTGGTCTTAACGAGACCTAATGCCTACAGCAGCATCGGAGATCTCATGGAGTCAGTGAACAGGAGGATTGTAGATGTTGTTTCAAAGCCTCAGACCTTGTGCTCAGAAAATGCCCTTGGGAATGAGCTGGCACAGACCCTGTCCAATGTTATCCTGAAGCATTCCATTGATGAAAttcaccagaaaaataaaataacaaacccCAATGATGACAGGGACTCTTCTGAAACCCTGGACTCCTTGATGGAAAGTGTAAATCGGCTGCTCTTCAATGTGACACGCTTCACGTTCAAGAAGATGAGCCACCTTGTACAGCTTGGGGGATGTTCCCCTGTCCTTTCTAAGGAGACCATCAGATGGAGGGAAACCGAACCAGACTTCCAGCCAACTGATCAAGCCATTTGTCCAGCATGGACAAAAGCTGCTGAATACTCCAGTTGCCATCCACTTAGCAACCTGCATATCAGCAGTCCTGTTATCAATGGTCTCATAGATGCTGGACATCTGAAGCAAGATAGCAAGGGTCCAGAGCAGTCAGGTCTTTCCCAGATCCCCACACTGCAATCTGAATTATCCTGCAGTACCAGCATGTCTGCTAAAACACCCCCCAAGGAGATATATTTGAAAGGATCAGTGGTGGAGGATACGAAAAACCCTCCTCCACCACCCAGTGACAATGAGAATGAATGCAGAGGGCctccagaggaagaaatggcaccaACAGTTGGCGAGTACAGCTCCAGTTCCCAGGACACTGAGGACAGCATCACTGCAGATGCTCAAGAAAAGTACAATGGTGCCTTGCCTCTGAACAATGAAGTTCAAGTTCGCCCGTCTTTGTTGGGGGATGATTTGCTGCTTCCTGCTCAATCCACGCTACCAGAAAAAGACCCAGACATATACTGCATTGCAGACTTCGCAGAAGAATTAGCAGAGACGATCGTCTCCATGGCAACGGAAATCGCAGCGATTTGCCTTGACAACTCCAATGGAAAACAACCCTGGTTCTGTGCATGGAAAAGAGGGAATGAGTTTCTGGTTACCCCCAACATCTCCTGCCGATccttgaagaggaagaaagagagccAGGCCAGCGGGGCCACTGTGAGGAAACACAAGCCCCCGCGACTCAGCGAGATCAAGAGGAAAACCGATGAGCACCCAGAGCTGAAAGAGAAGCTGATGAACAGAGTGGTGGACGAGTCCATGAACCTCGAGGACATCCCAGACTCTGTCAGTATTTTTGCAAACGAAGTGGCAGCCAAGATCATGAACCTCACAGAGTTCTCCTTGGTGGACGGTGTGTGGCAAGCCCAGGGCTACCCCCGGAGTCGGTTACTGGGTGGGGACAGGTGGAACCGCCTGAAGGCCTCCAGCTGCGAGAGCATTCCAGAGGAGGACTCTAACACCCGGGCCTATGTGAACAGCCTGGGTTTAATGAGTACCCTGAGTCAGCCAGTTAGCCGGGCCAGCTCCGTCTCCAAGCAGTCAAGCTGCGAGAGCATCACGGATGAGTTTTCCAGGTTCATGGTGAACCAGATGGAAAATGAAGGAAGAGGCTTCGAGTTACTGCTAGATTACTACGCAGGCAAGAACGCCAGTAGCATCCTGAATTCAGCTGTGCAACAGGCCTGCCGGAAAAATGACCACCTGAGTGTGAAGCCAGGCTGTCCCTCGAAACAATCCAGCACCGAGAGCATCACCGAGGAGTTCTACAGGTACATGCTGAGGGACATCGAACGGGAGGGCAAAGACGGCGCCTCCTCCAGGCGAGGCAGCCAGGACTGGACCACTGGCTTGCTCTCACCTTCTCTGCGAGCCCCCTTGTACTACAGACAGTCGTCCGTGCCCGACGGCAGATCCCCTGGCGCCGGGCTCACGGTGAACGTGCCCATCAAAGCCAACTCCTTAGACGGCTTTTCTCATCACAGCCAGCAAGACTTCCTCAGCGTCCAGCCAGTCGGCGGTGCTTCCTCCTCGGGTCTCTGCAAATCTGACTCTTGCCTGTATCGCAGAGGTGGGGCTGACCACGTCACAAACATGTTAATTCACGAGACGTGGGCAAACTCAATCGAGGCCCTCATGCGGAAGAACAAAATTATAGTGGACGATGCCGGCGCGGCTGATGCTGAACCTGCTTCAGGGGGCCCGTCCTTGCAAGTGGAAAAGTGTGCGGGCAGGTTAGCTTCGGGCAGGGTGCAAAGTGGGCCAGCGCTGCTTGTGCAGGGGTCCGTTGATTATCCGAGGAAAAACTCAATCACAGAAAGCAACCCTCCCCCATGGTCGTCCCCAAGCAAAGATGCTCCTCTTACAAGTCACAGcagtttagattttaaaaaggaaactccCTCATGCCACGATGCGGTCCCTCTAAGCCACACCCGGCGATCACTTTGCTCAAGGGACGTGCCTTTAATTCAGATCGAAACAGATCAGAGAGAAGAATGTGTGGGAGAAGCTGAACACGTTGTTTCTGAATGCAGCCCcctggaggaaaaagaagagtgtttgaaagaagaaaaggtcCCAGATGCAGGGAAGGGTGAAGACGCTGCCCTGAGTGCCTGCCAGAACCCCAGGTGAGTGAGTGATGTCTTAGACGAACTAGGGTGCATGGGACTGCAGTTACTGCACCCTAATCAGTATTTAATATAAATCTTAGAAACTTACTGGTGCAGGAACTGAATGCCTGATAGTCATTGGCTTCCCTGGTTAATATAccctttcccaggtggtgctagtggtaaagaaccctcctgccaatgcaggagacataagaaatatgggttcagtccctgggttgggacgatcccctggaggaggcatggcaacccactccagtattcatgcctggagaatcctatggacagaggagcctggtgagctacagtccatgggagtggcaaagagtcagacatgaagtgacttagcatgcatataatAGAAAGGcggaagtaaattttttttaatttctaaaaaattagATTTCTGTGTATAATGAAATGAGATATCATTCTCCCCATTAAAATTAATCTCCCATAGTAAGCTACCTTTTGAAATTAATTCATGGCAACTTCCAAGCAAAAAAGAAAGCACATCAACTTGTTCACTTGAAAAAAGCTAAATTTAAATAAGTTATAATATTGGAATCTGACATTAAATATTTTGGTGTAATTTTCCCCCAGGTTCCCTcgagtttttctttcttactctaAAGATCTTTGCAAGGACACCATGTCCCACAGTGCTGACTCTTTAGATTCATAGTATGATACAGGCTTCCATGATGGCGCCTGCCACCATGTGGTAAAAAATACCTGCCAATTCatgagacatggtttgatccctgggtggggaagattccctggagaaggaaatggcagctcactccaatttttgtgcctggaaaattccgtggacagaggagcctggtaggctactgaccatggggttgcaagagaatcagacatgacttagtgactaaacttcAACATAATCACAGTAGCATACATGCAAAAAAACACTGGAGTGTTGTTATTTCAATAGTTCTTTTTCCAGAAAATCATAATGCAGGTGACAGTGCATTTTGAATTTGAGACAAGGTAATTATTTCTCTCAGGCAGCTTAAAGAAATATCAGTTCCTTTTACAACTCCCATTTTCTGTAGCAAATTCATAGGATTCTTGAATATGAGACCAttgtagcatttaaaaatttgatctatacttaaagtttttttttaagctacagaataaacaaagacaaaaattaatcTACTGGCTTTGGGAAACTTGAGAAATAGCTTGCATTATCTTTTCAGAGATATACATCTATCATTCAGAGagcttatgatttttaaatgtttagctGCAACTAACCAGTTGAACATAGACTCCCTCAAATTTTGTCAGCTCCAGAAAATCCCTAGGACATTCACACCCCCACCAAGAATGAGAAATCCCCCAAATGGATCCATCTTCAGGTACTAAAGCTCACCATCATTATAAAGCATCTTTACAAGTTATGGGCAGTGGTGCTCCAGTTGCACTGTCTTAGCTACTTAGTGCTAAGAATTTAGCTTTCCAGTTGGATTAAATCCTAGAAGAATGCAGGGGGACAAAAGCATGAAAATGTACAAGCAAAAGAGCATGAACTTAAACCAAATGAAGTACAGGCCAAGTTGACTAAGAAGGCAAGTTCTTACATATCTATAACTCTCCAGACAATACTTGTCAAAATCTTACAGAAGTACCATACCTTACCATAGTGTTCACCACCTCCAGGAAATATGATGCATGACAAGTTATTAATTGTGATTAAAGACTTGTTTTGGATTCCAGATGTTTGACTTATGCTCTCCTTGAAAACACCAGCTGAGATTCTTAGTAAAAGATCACCTAGCTAGGGAGCATTCTTGAACCAGTAGTTCAACAAAGTTCATCGTTGTAGGCTCAAATCTAATAGTGGTGGTCACTGAAATTAGATACCATGCATTCTACAATTTTGAATTAAATGTCACAAATGCTACTCAAAATAGGTACAACCTAGGAACATTCCAAAAAGTTGGAAAATAGGCATGAATAAAGCCTCCAACTGAATTAGTTTGTGTTCCCAATAAATGACCCAAACACATATTATCTCATGATGTGGATTTCTGATTCAATTTTCcaacagtgaaagagaaaaaaaaatgtggtagaaTCATCAGCCTTAGAAATTTGAGAGCTAAATCTTTTCTCAAAGCATCCAGACTaagcatttaatatatttttctttgtggtgCAATATAAAGAATTATaggaacttcccttgtggtccaggggttagacTACAGGCTaagtgctttcaatgcagggggcatgatagcccaccaggcgaatctgtccctaggattttccagcaaaaatgctggaatgggttgccatttccttctccagtggatcttcccaactcagggatcaaaccatgtctccttcactggcagacaagttcttcagcactcaggcaCCAGGAGAGACCTTACTCACCTGCTGTTATTCagtcagtcgtgtcagactctttgcaaccccatggactgtagcacttcaggtttccctgtccttccccggctcctggagcttgcacaaactcatgtccattgagttgatgatgcagtcaaaccatctcattctctgtcatcctcttctccttctgccttca carries:
- the LOC122426679 gene encoding A-kinase anchor protein SPHKAP isoform X2, producing MNNFRAQTALPQGETRERDCEAGREKFCRSHLSRAPAEAGKARKAPLATETRAALEEGRSWVDRLELWPSALASSEGTTGRRLFDGRGVQRFPAREERGSDRPAPRWSLPARLAARARPSRRSGNRVLAPQTSRPSSALSVLPLSTRPQTMDGSSPLSAPSLESPLMYEVPETQQGSASASLESSLGGSITACKKILRSNSLLESTDYWLQNQRTPCQIGFVEDKSENCASVCFVNLDVNKDAYSTEQLQQKLVSVSPDLPKLISSMNVQQPKENEIVLLSGLTSGNLQADFEVSQCPWMSDVCLVQCARGNRPNSTNCIIFEINKFLIGLELVQERQLHLETNVLKVEDDTNCSLSSIEEDFLTASEHLEEESEVEEYRNGYENINVSTSILENKKPKEATKEEWNYSKEKLLNPLEDKYVSKYHTPLVKTEGSLGKVAEYTSLQSLDPSAKISKWKGEAVENERSTTNDYYSEKYKSQEEKSQALCIPGNAYFSRMIKRDGPSACGTFSEHDSNLDPGDREDRTSSLLPLQDGEATTGKYATNLAESVLQDAFIRLSKSQPALPQESAVSVSVGSALLPSSSSTNDIVVPQSWNELPKIIIVQSPEGSDAGPETGISSWPETEVSSETSGVPSGENSSRHPQSALEVALACAATVIGTISSPQATERFKMEQEPLVSHHPLGGDEPVQTQASQVLKDPSISEYSFPSALCGMTQVASAVAVCGLGETGEAKCPVASGGFLSAVEAPAAIPQLCGLVTEKTMELGNEAIAETLLKEVALVLTRPNAYSSIGDLMESVNRRIVDVVSKPQTLCSENALGNELAQTLSNVILKHSIDEIHQKNKITNPNDDRDSSETLDSLMESVNRLLFNVTRFTFKKMSHLVQLGGCSPVLSKETIRWRETEPDFQPTDQAICPAWTKAAEYSSCHPLSNLHISSPVINGLIDAGHLKQDSKGPEQSGLSQIPTLQSELSCSTSMSAKTPPKEIYLKGSVVEDTKNPPPPPSDNENECRGPPEEEMAPTVGEYSSSSQDTEDSITADAQEKYNGALPLNNEVQVRPSLLGDDLLLPAQSTLPEKDPDIYCIADFAEELAETIVSMATEIAAICLDNSNGKQPWFCAWKRGNEFLVTPNISCRSLKRKKESQASGATVRKHKPPRLSEIKRKTDEHPELKEKLMNRVVDESMNLEDIPDSVSIFANEVAAKIMNLTEFSLVDGVWQAQGYPRSRLLGGDRWNRLKASSCESIPEEDSNTRAYVNSLGLMSTLSQPVSRASSVSKQSSCESITDEFSRFMVNQMENEGRGFELLLDYYAGKNASSILNSAVQQACRKNDHLSVKPGCPSKQSSTESITEEFYRYMLRDIEREGKDGASSRRGSQDWTTGLLSPSLRAPLYYRQSSVPDGRSPGAGLTVNVPIKANSLDGFSHHSQQDFLSVQPVGGASSSGLCKSDSCLYRRGGADHVTNMLIHETWANSIEALMRKNKIIVDDAGAADAEPASGGPSLQVEKCAGRLASGRVQSGPALLVQGSVDYPRKNSITESNPPPWSSPSKDAPLTSHSSLDFKKETPSCHDAVPLSHTRRSLCSRDVPLIQIETDQREECVGEAEHVVSECSPLEEKEECLKEEKVPDAGKGEDAALSACQNPSETLDARDVPEAEVSKEGRALDEFSSPPGSSGESMDSWSQLVNEEDNPDDTSSFLQLSERSMSNGNSSATSSLGIMDLDIYQESMPSSPMINELVEEKEILKGQSETIEARASGTPVGTAGRQGSLLVINFDLEPECPDAELRATLQWIAASELGIPTIYFKKSQENRIEKFLDVVRLVHQKSWKVGDIFHAVVQYCKIHEERRDGTPSLFDWLLELG
- the LOC122426679 gene encoding A-kinase anchor protein SPHKAP isoform X1, with protein sequence MNNFRAQTALPQGETRERDCEAGREKFCRSHLSRAPAEAGKARKAPLATETRAALEEGRSWVDRLELWPSALASSEGTTGRRLFDGRGVQRFPAREERGSDRPAPRWSLPARLAARARPSRRSGNRVLAPQTSRPSSALSVLPLSTRPQTMDGSSPLSAPSSLESPLMYEVPETQQGSASASLESSLGGSITACKKILRSNSLLESTDYWLQNQRTPCQIGFVEDKSENCASVCFVNLDVNKDAYSTEQLQQKLVSVSPDLPKLISSMNVQQPKENEIVLLSGLTSGNLQADFEVSQCPWMSDVCLVQCARGNRPNSTNCIIFEINKFLIGLELVQERQLHLETNVLKVEDDTNCSLSSIEEDFLTASEHLEEESEVEEYRNGYENINVSTSILENKKPKEATKEEWNYSKEKLLNPLEDKYVSKYHTPLVKTEGSLGKVAEYTSLQSLDPSAKISKWKGEAVENERSTTNDYYSEKYKSQEEKSQALCIPGNAYFSRMIKRDGPSACGTFSEHDSNLDPGDREDRTSSLLPLQDGEATTGKYATNLAESVLQDAFIRLSKSQPALPQESAVSVSVGSALLPSSSSTNDIVVPQSWNELPKIIIVQSPEGSDAGPETGISSWPETEVSSETSGVPSGENSSRHPQSALEVALACAATVIGTISSPQATERFKMEQEPLVSHHPLGGDEPVQTQASQVLKDPSISEYSFPSALCGMTQVASAVAVCGLGETGEAKCPVASGGFLSAVEAPAAIPQLCGLVTEKTMELGNEAIAETLLKEVALVLTRPNAYSSIGDLMESVNRRIVDVVSKPQTLCSENALGNELAQTLSNVILKHSIDEIHQKNKITNPNDDRDSSETLDSLMESVNRLLFNVTRFTFKKMSHLVQLGGCSPVLSKETIRWRETEPDFQPTDQAICPAWTKAAEYSSCHPLSNLHISSPVINGLIDAGHLKQDSKGPEQSGLSQIPTLQSELSCSTSMSAKTPPKEIYLKGSVVEDTKNPPPPPSDNENECRGPPEEEMAPTVGEYSSSSQDTEDSITADAQEKYNGALPLNNEVQVRPSLLGDDLLLPAQSTLPEKDPDIYCIADFAEELAETIVSMATEIAAICLDNSNGKQPWFCAWKRGNEFLVTPNISCRSLKRKKESQASGATVRKHKPPRLSEIKRKTDEHPELKEKLMNRVVDESMNLEDIPDSVSIFANEVAAKIMNLTEFSLVDGVWQAQGYPRSRLLGGDRWNRLKASSCESIPEEDSNTRAYVNSLGLMSTLSQPVSRASSVSKQSSCESITDEFSRFMVNQMENEGRGFELLLDYYAGKNASSILNSAVQQACRKNDHLSVKPGCPSKQSSTESITEEFYRYMLRDIEREGKDGASSRRGSQDWTTGLLSPSLRAPLYYRQSSVPDGRSPGAGLTVNVPIKANSLDGFSHHSQQDFLSVQPVGGASSSGLCKSDSCLYRRGGADHVTNMLIHETWANSIEALMRKNKIIVDDAGAADAEPASGGPSLQVEKCAGRLASGRVQSGPALLVQGSVDYPRKNSITESNPPPWSSPSKDAPLTSHSSLDFKKETPSCHDAVPLSHTRRSLCSRDVPLIQIETDQREECVGEAEHVVSECSPLEEKEECLKEEKVPDAGKGEDAALSACQNPSETLDARDVPEAEVSKEGRALDEFSSPPGSSGESMDSWSQLVNEEDNPDDTSSFLQLSERSMSNGNSSATSSLGIMDLDIYQESMPSSPMINELVEEKEILKGQSETIEARASGTPVGTAGRQGSLLVINFDLEPECPDAELRATLQWIAASELGIPTIYFKKSQENRIEKFLDVVRLVHQKSWKVGDIFHAVVQYCKIHEERRDGTPSLFDWLLELG
- the LOC122426679 gene encoding A-kinase anchor protein SPHKAP isoform X6, which translates into the protein MYEVPETQQGSASASLESSLGGSITACKKILRSNSLLESTDYWLQNQRTPCQIGFVEDKSENCASVCFVNLDVNKDAYSTEQLQQKLVSVSPDLPKLISSMNVQQPKENEIVLLSGLTSGNLQADFEVSQCPWMSDVCLVQCARGNRPNSTNCIIFEINKFLIGLELVQERQLHLETNVLKVEDDTNCSLSSIEEDFLTASEHLEEESEVEEYRNGYENINVSTSILENKKPKEATKEEWNYSKEKLLNPLEDKYVSKYHTPLVKTEGSLGKVAEYTSLQSLDPSAKISKWKGEAVENERSTTNDYYSEKYKSQEEKSQALCIPGNAYFSRMIKRDGPSACGTFSEHDSNLDPGDREDRTSSLLPLQDGEATTGKYATNLAESVLQDAFIRLSKSQPALPQESAVSVSVGSALLPSSSSTNDIVVPQSWNELPKIIIVQSPEGSDAGPETGISSWPETEVSSETSGVPSGENSSRHPQSALEVALACAATVIGTISSPQATERFKMEQEPLVSHHPLGGDEPVQTQASQVLKDPSISEYSFPSALCGMTQVASAVAVCGLGETGEAKCPVASGGFLSAVEAPAAIPQLCGLVTEKTMELGNEAIAETLLKEVALVLTRPNAYSSIGDLMESVNRRIVDVVSKPQTLCSENALGNELAQTLSNVILKHSIDEIHQKNKITNPNDDRDSSETLDSLMESVNRLLFNVTRFTFKKMSHLVQLGGCSPVLSKETIRWRETEPDFQPTDQAICPAWTKAAEYSSCHPLSNLHISSPVINGLIDAGHLKQDSKGPEQSGLSQIPTLQSELSCSTSMSAKTPPKEIYLKGSVVEDTKNPPPPPSDNENECRGPPEEEMAPTVGEYSSSSQDTEDSITADAQEKYNGALPLNNEVQVRPSLLGDDLLLPAQSTLPEKDPDIYCIADFAEELAETIVSMATEIAAICLDNSNGKQPWFCAWKRGNEFLVTPNISCRSLKRKKESQASGATVRKHKPPRLSEIKRKTDEHPELKEKLMNRVVDESMNLEDIPDSVSIFANEVAAKIMNLTEFSLVDGVWQAQGYPRSRLLGGDRWNRLKASSCESIPEEDSNTRAYVNSLGLMSTLSQPVSRASSVSKQSSCESITDEFSRFMVNQMENEGRGFELLLDYYAGKNASSILNSAVQQACRKNDHLSVKPGCPSKQSSTESITEEFYRYMLRDIEREGKDGASSRRGSQDWTTGLLSPSLRAPLYYRQSSVPDGRSPGAGLTVNVPIKANSLDGFSHHSQQDFLSVQPVGGASSSGLCKSDSCLYRRGGADHVTNMLIHETWANSIEALMRKNKIIVDDAGAADAEPASGGPSLQVEKCAGRLASGRVQSGPALLVQGSVDYPRKNSITESNPPPWSSPSKDAPLTSHSSLDFKKETPSCHDAVPLSHTRRSLCSRDVPLIQIETDQREECVGEAEHVVSECSPLEEKEECLKEEKVPDAGKGEDAALSACQNPSETLDARDVPEAEVSKEGRALDEFSSPPGSSGESMDSWSQLVNEEDNPDDTSSFLQLSERSMSNGNSSATSSLGIMDLDIYQESMPSSPMINELVEEKEILKGQSETIEARASGTPVGTAGRQGSLLVINFDLEPECPDAELRATLQWIAASELGIPTIYFKKSQENRIEKFLDVVRLVHQKSWKVGDIFHAVVQYCKIHEERRDGTPSLFDWLLELG
- the LOC122426679 gene encoding A-kinase anchor protein SPHKAP isoform X5, coding for MLNYLIITSISLESPLMYEVPETQQGSASASLESSLGGSITACKKILRSNSLLESTDYWLQNQRTPCQIGFVEDKSENCASVCFVNLDVNKDAYSTEQLQQKLVSVSPDLPKLISSMNVQQPKENEIVLLSGLTSGNLQADFEVSQCPWMSDVCLVQCARGNRPNSTNCIIFEINKFLIGLELVQERQLHLETNVLKVEDDTNCSLSSIEEDFLTASEHLEEESEVEEYRNGYENINVSTSILENKKPKEATKEEWNYSKEKLLNPLEDKYVSKYHTPLVKTEGSLGKVAEYTSLQSLDPSAKISKWKGEAVENERSTTNDYYSEKYKSQEEKSQALCIPGNAYFSRMIKRDGPSACGTFSEHDSNLDPGDREDRTSSLLPLQDGEATTGKYATNLAESVLQDAFIRLSKSQPALPQESAVSVSVGSALLPSSSSTNDIVVPQSWNELPKIIIVQSPEGSDAGPETGISSWPETEVSSETSGVPSGENSSRHPQSALEVALACAATVIGTISSPQATERFKMEQEPLVSHHPLGGDEPVQTQASQVLKDPSISEYSFPSALCGMTQVASAVAVCGLGETGEAKCPVASGGFLSAVEAPAAIPQLCGLVTEKTMELGNEAIAETLLKEVALVLTRPNAYSSIGDLMESVNRRIVDVVSKPQTLCSENALGNELAQTLSNVILKHSIDEIHQKNKITNPNDDRDSSETLDSLMESVNRLLFNVTRFTFKKMSHLVQLGGCSPVLSKETIRWRETEPDFQPTDQAICPAWTKAAEYSSCHPLSNLHISSPVINGLIDAGHLKQDSKGPEQSGLSQIPTLQSELSCSTSMSAKTPPKEIYLKGSVVEDTKNPPPPPSDNENECRGPPEEEMAPTVGEYSSSSQDTEDSITADAQEKYNGALPLNNEVQVRPSLLGDDLLLPAQSTLPEKDPDIYCIADFAEELAETIVSMATEIAAICLDNSNGKQPWFCAWKRGNEFLVTPNISCRSLKRKKESQASGATVRKHKPPRLSEIKRKTDEHPELKEKLMNRVVDESMNLEDIPDSVSIFANEVAAKIMNLTEFSLVDGVWQAQGYPRSRLLGGDRWNRLKASSCESIPEEDSNTRAYVNSLGLMSTLSQPVSRASSVSKQSSCESITDEFSRFMVNQMENEGRGFELLLDYYAGKNASSILNSAVQQACRKNDHLSVKPGCPSKQSSTESITEEFYRYMLRDIEREGKDGASSRRGSQDWTTGLLSPSLRAPLYYRQSSVPDGRSPGAGLTVNVPIKANSLDGFSHHSQQDFLSVQPVGGASSSGLCKSDSCLYRRGGADHVTNMLIHETWANSIEALMRKNKIIVDDAGAADAEPASGGPSLQVEKCAGRLASGRVQSGPALLVQGSVDYPRKNSITESNPPPWSSPSKDAPLTSHSSLDFKKETPSCHDAVPLSHTRRSLCSRDVPLIQIETDQREECVGEAEHVVSECSPLEEKEECLKEEKVPDAGKGEDAALSACQNPSETLDARDVPEAEVSKEGRALDEFSSPPGSSGESMDSWSQLVNEEDNPDDTSSFLQLSERSMSNGNSSATSSLGIMDLDIYQESMPSSPMINELVEEKEILKGQSETIEARASGTPVGTAGRQGSLLVINFDLEPECPDAELRATLQWIAASELGIPTIYFKKSQENRIEKFLDVVRLVHQKSWKVGDIFHAVVQYCKIHEERRDGTPSLFDWLLELG